In Phoenix dactylifera cultivar Barhee BC4 chromosome 1, palm_55x_up_171113_PBpolish2nd_filt_p, whole genome shotgun sequence, the genomic stretch tttaaaaaattaaaaatattatgaggaataaaataaagttatttaacttttattttttattaaaaataaaaggatcgaattctataaaaataattaattattaaaatatgaaataccATAATACATTTGAAatgattatattttataaactgaataagttttcaataagtataataaacaataattttttattacaaGCTAAACGTGTTGCAGTGGTTGAGTAGTAGGTAACAAATCGAGATGTCATGGGTTTGATCCTATCTATATATCTAGATGCATACACATGAGTTTTAGATCTAACTTtttctgacaaagtagatgtttCGGCAGAAACATTTACTCACTTCTAGTGACAATTTATTTTGTCATGAATTTTGTATGTGTTAACGACAACATTCATTTcatcacaaaatgttgaatattTGGTGACAAATTACTATTTTCGTTATAGATGACTTTTAGTGATGGGGCATGGTTATGAACCTAGCAACAAAATTTTTTTTCGAACCTAGCAATGAAATTTTTTTCGTCACCAAACACTTTAAGCGACGAAATATATGTTTTAGCAATAAACTTTTTTATTGCTAAATGTATAAATGTGCAATCTTACCAATAATACTTAAATATGAAGTATGTAGATCATAATACCATTCTTGGTTTCACTTTTATGTGAAAAACCATTCTTGGTTTCTCAGAGCTTAACTTCTTGAATATTATTAAGCATATTGGTTACCATTGTTACTGTATTAGTTCAAAAATGAttgatattttctttggtgcacTTTCCTTCTTTGCTACATTGTTAGGTTAATATTATTTCTTTCTATTCCCttattttatcaaatatatTGGAAAGAAACTATCCtgcagatttttctttttcaaaaaaaatcttgacatttttttttttaaatttaagagTTATAAGTTATGTAGGACCAATATAGAATACATGGAATATAgatttaataaaattagaaatacaAATGAAAGTGAAGTAAAAGTTATGGATTATAAAGTTCATAGGATTGagcattttttatattttggatTCATTATTCACAAGAAATGGGAGACTAAAAAAGAATGTTATCCATAGGATTAAAGCAGGGTCGATAAAATGCAGAAGTGCAATTAGAATATTATGTGATGATAGAATACCTAAGAagccgaaaaaaaaaattatagggtAGTCGTATGACTAGTTGTGCTATATGGTACATAATGTTGAGTAGTTAGAAAATAATATATGCACAAGATGAGTATGCCCGAAATGAGAATATTGAGATAGATATATGGTAATGCAAGAAAATATACAATAAGAGATAAAGTTATTTGTAAAAAGATGGAAGTAGCACCAATGGAGGATGAACTAAGAGATGAATGACTTACATGGTTTGGGCATCTATAACATAGATTGAGGGCGGTACCAGTACAAAAGAATAATTTCatgcatataaaaaaaataaggataGAGGCAGATCAAAAATTACATAGGATAAATAATAGAGAAGGTCTTGATAATCGTTAcatcttttagaaaatatacTTTAAATCGAGTAGAATGGAGGAAAAGGATTCATATAGTCGACCCAAACTAGATTGGGATTAAACTTAGTTGAGTTGAGTATATCATCAGAAGAAGACTTATATTTCTTATATTAAACCAGAGTATTAAAATATATGGTATACTAGTTTTCTATCGGTCTAGGTTGgtttggattcaaattggaaATTTAAGTATCCAAATCTAATCCATTTTTAGAACAGGTCATCTTTTCAAATTCAAACCTAATCCAAGTAATTTTGGTGCTGGTTGGAATGAATTGGTTTCGGATCAGTGCCAGAATGGAGATAGATCAATCCACTTGTAGGCCTATATTTGAATGAGAATAAGTGGAAGATATCTAAtcttctttgttttgtttttgaagATAAAAAGTTTTGGAAGAAAAGTCATGAAGGCAACAGAGAAAAGTTGGGAAGTCGAAAAAGTTTCACCCCTATTTTCTTGTATAAAAGATATCTTCTAAAAGATATCTCCCATGTCAAATCACTTTCCCCTATATGCCTTAGGCCTGCCTCAAGCATTACCTAGAATCTCACGTGGCACCATAAACCTTCTTTTTGTCTAATGAACAATTTAGGATTCCTTGAATTAACCATGAATCATTCCCATTTTCTATGCATTTTATGATTAATTCATGAAACAACAATTGTGAACCTACAAATTATTCATTTAATGTAGGGCTAGAATTGGGTTTGACTAGGTTGGGCTATATTTCTGTTGGAATCCGGCTCGAAATGTTTTTGGGCTCAGGGCTAGGCTTAGGCCCGATATATGGCCTGGTTGACCTAATTTTTGGCTCGATTGGCCCCTACATGGCTTGCTTGGACCTGCCAAATTAATGAGAAATGGTAAAAATTACATTTTTTAAGAATAATGCACCATACTATGACCACAATTGCCCAAGAAATAGGATATCTTGCTTTAAAATACTAGAAAAATACTAAGTCCACGGGAATACTAATAAAAGGGAAAAGatggttcttttttcttttattttgaatgAGAGAATAAGGGGAAGGATATTATAGGTGGGCTCGAAGAGGAAAAGGACAATAGAAGGCAGGAGGCTAGAGCAGATCAAATAAAGGAGAGAGTAGACCTAGGAAGGCCATTCAAAGCTATATGGGTCCAACAAATTATGGCTGTCGAACCCTAACTCTCCAAAAACAGTGCCCATAGTTGGGCATCATTCgtctcttctctttttcatctctctctctctctctctctctcatagcgATAGAGAAGGGATGAGGAACATTGGATGTGGTTGTTCTCTTTGTCCTTGGAAAAGGGGTTCTGTAGCATTTGGATTGTTGACCAGCAATGATGAGAGGAGGGGGCTAGTGGAAGTGGACGGAGAAGTGAAGAGCTGGAGAGATGTAGAGAGCCCAAGGGTCAAAGAGAAATTCGAGACAAGAGACTTAGGGATCGAAGGTTTTAGCCCTCCTCTCTCATCCATAGGTGGTCAATCTCACTGCCTTAGCTTGGTAAACAGATGAATTAGATTCACTGAAGAAAAGGTCCAACCAAATTGAGCTGCAGGGTCTGGTTGGATATAGGGCCAGGACAAGTCTCGGGCCTTGTTCTAATCGTATCTTTGTGTTTGATTTCATGCTCGATTTTTGGTTCCGGCTCAAGCTCGGGCCTCGGGGTGGAGCTAAGCATCGACAGAAGCCTAGCTAGAAATTCTTTCAGGTTCTACTTTTAGATCCTGACCCAACCTGAACTATTTCAAGCCTAGCCTATGGTCAGACTAGAAGTTGGCCCAAGTCCACTTTTGACATTAGTTGAACAACTTTGGGGAATCGTAAAATTTAAACAATTAATGAATTTTTCAAATTATCACATAGTCTTGTTATTATAGTTGCAACAAGATAATATCTTATATTTTAATTGGGAAAAATGACTCTTGGAAGGTTATAGTCTTGTTTCTACATCTCTAGTGTGATTTAGAAGTGGGAACGTCATATTAAATTCTATAGGCCAAACCTTGTTGATCTTTttataattagattttttttattttatacacATCATACTTGTATGCACCTCAAAGAATGGAAAGCCTTCTTGTTGTGAATGGTGGTACCATTTTCCAAGGTTAGTTTACAAATGGTCGGAGAAATAGTGATCTTAGAACTAAATAACATGATAGCAAGATTATTCAGTATATATGTGATATCTCATAGTtgaataattttatttattgtatGGAACTCTTGATGAACTCTCATTTCTTACTAAGATCAAACTTTTTTTGGATAGACCAAACACCAAGAGAGAGAATATAAGATAGACAAAGAGCTAGTCTGATAGGACACCTGGCCTGTCCAACAAAGGAAGTATAGTTCATAGTGGAACCAGACATGGCAGAGGCGGCTGTACTTCTAGCAATTCAGAAGATCGGTGTTGCTTTGGGTGGAGCAGCATTGAGAGAAGCTAGTTCTCTGTTCGCAAATGAAGTCTCATTGTTGACTCAACTACCAAGTAGTATGACCTGTATCAAGAGTGAACTTTTGGTAATGCAAGCCTTCCTCGGTCATATAGATAGTCGAACTGATAACAATCAAGTCTTTGAAGCTTGGGTTCAGGAGGTACGGAAACTGGCATATAGTATTAAGGACATTATGGATGAGTATGTGTATCTCATAGCTCAACAACAAGGGAGCGGGTTAGGAGGCTATCTTAAAAAAGTAGTAAAGAGATCCCAATTTGGTTGCCTTCCATCAAATTGCTGCTCGGCTGAAAGAATTGGAAACTAATTTGGTTAACCTTTCACAAATGAAGGAGCGATGGATGAAGACAACAGAGGGAGCAATGGGTAGTAGTTCACGTAATGCTAGTGAAATGCAGCAGACTCTTCTCATTTTATGGATGAAGATGACCTTGTGGGGATtgaccaaaacaaaaaaaatatatctgaaTGGCTATCTGACGAGGATCTGGCTTGGTCTATAATATCCGTGTGGGGCATGGGGGGATTGGGCAAAACAACCCTTGTCACCAATGTATATAAAAGTGAGAGAAAAAAGTTTGAATGTCATGCATGGATATCCATCTCACAAACTTACGAGGTGGATGAACTTTTAAGAAGAATGATAAAGGAGCTGAATGTGGAGAAAGTTCCGATTGACCTCAAAGGAATGGACCATAGAAGGTTAGTTGAAAGAGTGAGGCTTTTTCTagagaaaaaaagatttttgatcATATTGGATGATGTATGGGATCTGAAAGCTTTCAATGCTATTCGTGATGCCATTAATGTTTATGACAACAATGGAAGCAGAATAATCATTACAACCCGGATTGCTGAGGTAGCTTCACTAGCACATGATGCTTGGAATCTTGAGCTCAAGCTTTTGGAAAGCACTAAGGCATGGGATCTATTTTGTAGGAGGGCATTCCGGAAAGATGAAGTGAGAAAATGTCCTCAAGAACTAGAGGAGTTGGGGAAAAAAATTGTATCAAAATGTCAAGGGTTACCACTAGCTATTGTCTCTTTAGGCAGTCTTTTGTCCCTGAGAGAGAAAACCAAGTCAGAATGGGAGAAAGTTTATGATCAGCTGAGCTGGGAGTTGAATAACAACCCAAATTTGGACCATGTGAAGCATGTTCTGAATCTCAGCTATAACTATTTGCCGAGATATCTTAAGAACTGCTTCTTGCATTGCAGCATGTTCCCGGAGGATCATGTGCTTCAGAGAAAGAGGCTTATGAGGCTATGGGTCGCAGAGGGATTTGTGGAGGAAAGGGGATCAAGAACAATGGAGGAAGTGGCagaggactatctcaaggagctCATCCATCGATGCATGCTTCAAGTTGTAAAAAGGAATCAATTTGGTAGAATAAAACACTGTCGGATGCACGATCTTGTACGAGAGTTGGCTGTATCATTGTCTAAGAAGGAAAATTTTAGTGCTGTCCTTGATGATCTTCAGATGGTGGGGAAGACGGGTGATGAAACACGCCGCCTGTCAGTGCACGGATACAGTAACGAAATCCAATCGAGTATGGAGTTGCCAAGACTTCGCACTTTCGTGGTGTTTGACCCTTCAAtgtcctcatcatcatcatccttcTCTTCGCTGTGTTCCAGCTCTAGATATTTGACCGTCTTAGATCTGCAAGGCATCTCGATTGAGAGAGTACCAGATGAAATCGGGGACTTATTCAATCTCCACTTTTTGGGTCTGAGGGACACAAAGGTGAAGGTGCTACCAAAATCCTTGGGAAGGCTTCGTAACCTGCAGACGCTCGACCTCATGAAAAGTGAAATAGAAAAACTGCCAAGCACGACAAGAAATCTCAAGAAGTTGCGTCACTTGTTTGCCGAGAAGATTCTCGATCCAAATTATAATACTCTAAATGATCGGAGAGGTGTGCAAGCTCCGAAAGGGTTGTGGAATTTGAAAGACCTGCAAACTCTCCAAGCAGTGGACGCAAACATGGAATTTGTGAGACGGCTAGGCAACTTGACCCAACTAAGAAGCGTTCGGATATGGAAAGTGAGCGGCATCCATTGCAAAGACCTTTGTGCTTCGTTATCAAGGTTGCATCACCTATACTACTTGTCCCTTACTGCAAGCAACGAGAATGAGATTCTCCAGTTGGGAGGCTGGGATCATCCACCTCAGCATCTTCTAAAGCTTGAGCTGGATGGGCGGCTAGCAGAAGGGACGATGCAGTTGCCTTTATTTCGTGCCCTTGGAGCTAGCCTTCGGAGATTACATCTGGGTTGGAGTGGGTTGGTAGAGGATCCAATTCAATCCCTCTCTCAGTTGCGCGACCTTGTATGGCTCAAACTGCACAGGGCATATGACGGGCAGCGATTGTGGTTTCGTGCAGGATGGTTCCCTAACTTGAAGCGACTCTTGTTATACGATATGCCGCAACTTAATCAGGTTGAGATTGAGGATGGCGCCATGGCAAGGCTGGAGTACCTAGACCTGGTTGGCCTACCTGCGTTAAAGGATGTTCCACGAGGCATCGAATATCTCACATCCCTCCAGGAACTGTACTTGAAGGATCTGCATCCAGAATTCAGAGGGAGGTTCGAAGAAAGCGACGACAAGAACAAGATTCAGCGCATCCCTAGTGcctattatatttttaagagAGGCGACGAAACAATATATGAAAGCCTTTCATGATCCATCCCTCTGCCACACTTATCTAGGACCACCAAGTAAGAGTCCCTTCCATTTTGTATCTAATTACTGCATCTCTAGTTTATTAATCATTCCTCATGCCCTGATCTTAACCCATTTtcccaataaaaaaaattaattcgaTATTTCTAGTTTGTGCTCAGTTTCTTCTACCCAACGTCTCTTGTATTTTTCACATGTGCTTATGTCTTTAGTATTGCATGAGGCTCGTATCTGCATATTTTACCATCAGATATTTTAATTAATGGCTGTTCTTGAAAATAAGAGGGCTAATTTcctatagcatgatttttttttcttaatttttaaaatctcattaacatgtttttccctaaaatcaaaattcaaagaATTTCTGCCATTTTCACAAGGATTTTGATTCAACTTATAACCTGATACACACTTCTATTTAACGACTTTCGTCACTATAATTTTTAACAaatattttctaattatttttgtctttaatttACAAgcgtcatttttcttttcttggtctatatattttcttttcactgCTCCAAAGCTaaccattctctctctcttcatctctATGCTATTGTCCTATATTTTTTGCTCTTAAAAATATGTGCCTTTTTTTTGGTATGATACTTTCCTTTTTATGTATTTCTCAAAATCTAAATTATGATATGCACTTACAATTCCCTCCAAGTAAAACTTCATTTTGATTTTTACTTCCATTCAGTTTTTTCACTCAAAAATAGGCTTTATTAGATATTTCATATAATCTTCACTTcataatttgattttattgatttaaaaattttgtataaCTCATTTTCTTCCTAACTTTTCTTAATTTATCATACTctttttaacatatatcttggATTATGGAGGTATGGAATATTTAGAAAATTATGCATCTAGCTCATTAATCTATTCAATTGTTTTATTGACCTTGGATGAATAAAGGTTGCTTCATCTTGCAGGAAAATCATTTTAGGGAGTCGAGAACAAGCTCACAAGATTAAAATTCTCGcagatattttattaaaattttctcTTTCTAGTTATAATGTACTTTGCTCATAAAGACCTGTCTGCCGTGTATTATGTGCATAAGTGCTTGCCCTATTCTATTAGGATCCATTCAATATACTCAAAATGTGGTGTCTTTAAATGCTCATGTAGTCATGATGATGTgtaatatatgttttttttcatTAGATTGCTTATGTAATTAACTGGAAATTACTTTTTCCTAAGATCTTCTATTTTTCGGTTGGGTGAGGATAATTTAGTTTGTTATTTTATTAGTTGGTGCATGCTATTAAAATTGTGACTTTGCTCTAAGTCATTTATGGGGCTTTAGTAGTACCATTATCTTTACGAGCTCCTTTCTATATTTTGAGAGAGGATTATTGAACTTGTTATTTTATTAGTTGGTGCATTCTATAAAATTGTGACTTCGCTCTAAGTCATTTATAAAGCTTTAGTAGTACAATTACCTTTACAAGCTCCTTTCCACAttttgagataatttttttctaaaatcaaATAGAATCAAGTGAGAAGTTTTTTTCCCCTTAAAGAAAGATAGTTGTATTTTTTTATGGCTATTGTCTTAGCTTTTCTCGCCACCTAGCAATGGGTGTGCCAGAAACCTTGTTCGCAAGTTCTTGCAACAGAGGGGTAAATCATGGGAGTGATACCAATATTTAAGTAACCGGAAAGAGGATAATCGAAAAGAAGGTGATTTGATTAGCCTTGACTTTCAATGAATTTTGCTATCATCGTACCAATTCAAttgataagggttgtagaggtgggtTGCGGTAAGGGTGTAGTGCTAGGATTTGATAGAAATCTAAATTGGTGAGAAAGATTACATCCGCAACACATTTCTTATAAGGAGAAGGTATAGATTAATCCATCAATATTGGTGAATCTGTGCTTGTCCGTGGTAACTGTAATGGATGCTGAAAAGCTGCCATACCTAAGAATTAGCGGTAAGAgggttttgaaatttaaaatggttatgaaaccGTTTCTCCCTCATTTAAAACCCATCTTGAATACAATGGAGGCGTTGGGCTCCAACGTTACTCCAggtgagagagggaggagagtcCTCTCACTCTCATATAATTCCCTTCTTCATATccattgtctcttcctttctttcttggtttttttttaattatttttttctttcttgctggTTTTTTCTGCTGAACGGCGAGGGCAGAATAGAAGAGAGGTTGTCTTGCTGTTGGTCTTCTCTTCACCGATTTTTTTCCGTCCTTTGGCTTTGAATCTATTGTGTACGAGCATACAGAAAAGTCCTTGCCGAGTTCAAGAGAATTTGTAGTATTGTGCACGTCTACAAATTCAACGGTCCGTTGTATCTTGGAGAGGGATTGCTAGAATCTGGTGCACATAAGGAGGCGAATCTCTTTCAAagagaaaattaaaatatcatctATGTTTAAACATAGGATAATAACAGACCTATCAAATATTTTCCAATATACACATTCATCGAAGTCACAAATGTTAAAAGTGAAGAAATACTTAAGCGAcaattttgagatgaaagatctAGGGTTAGCTAAAGTAATCTTAGAAATCAGAATCATAAGGACACAAAATGAGATTGTTCTGAATCAATCTCACTATGTTGAAAAAGTGTTAAGAAATTTGGGTACGAAAATTGCAAGCCAGTTAGCACCCCATATGATCCTAgcataaaattaaagaaaaaatggTGGGGACAGTGTTTCTCAATTAAAGTATTCTCAATTAATTGGAAGTCTTATGTATTTGGTATAACTGTACTCGACCAGATATCTCCTACGCTGTGGGAAGACTAAGTAAATACACTAATAACCCCGATAAGACACATTGGGATGCAATTGAAAGACTTCTTAAATATTTGAAGGCTACTATTAACTATGGGATATATTATTCTGGTTTTTCCACTATGCTAGAAGGGTATAGTGATGCTAACTGGATCTCTGATTTCGAAGACACTAAGGCTACTATTGGATTTGTTTTTACACTAGGTGGTGGTGCAGTCGCTTGAAAATCTTCCAAGCAGACCCTGATTACAAGATCCACCATAGAGGCTGAGATGGTAGCCTTAGAGTTAGCTGGTGGAGAAGTAGATTGGCTTAAGGGTCTGTTATCAAATATTCCCATGATGGATAAGCCTATTCCTGCTATTctaattaattgtgataatcagGCGACTATAGCAAAAGTGAAAAGTAAAAATCACAATTCAAAGTCGTCTAGACACATCGAGCTtcgatataaaattttaaggaaGCTCACCTCTACTGGAGTTATAACTTTAAGTTATAATAAATCGGTAGAGAACTTGGCAGATCATCTGACCAAGGGCTTGTCGAGAGGACAAGTTCAATATGCTTCAAGGGGGATGGGTTTAAAGCCTATTTTTAAGTCACCATCAGCGGCAACCCAACCTATCTAACTGGTAGAGGTGGGtattgggccgggccgcccatggtCCGGCACAGCCCgacacgaagcgggccgtgccggcatggcccgcttgctacagt encodes the following:
- the LOC120111313 gene encoding disease resistance protein RPM1-like → MAEAAVLLAIQKIGVALGGAALREASSLFANEVSLLTQLPSSMTCIKSELLVMQAFLGHIDSRTDNNQVFEAWVQEVRKLAYSIKDIMDEYVYLIAQQQGSGLGGYLKKVVKRSQFGCLPSNCCSNAADSSHFMDEDDLVGIDQNKKNISEWLSDEDLAWSIISVWGMGGLGKTTLVTNVYKSERKKFECHAWISISQTYEVDELLRRMIKELNVEKVPIDLKGMDHRRLVERVRLFLEKKRFLIILDDVWDLKAFNAIRDAINVYDNNGSRIIITTRIAEVASLAHDAWNLELKLLESTKAWDLFCRRAFRKDEVRKCPQELEELGKKIVSKCQGLPLAIVSLGSLLSLREKTKSEWEKVYDQLSWELNNNPNLDHVKHVLNLSYNYLPRYLKNCFLHCSMFPEDHVLQRKRLMRLWVAEGFVEERGSRTMEEVAEDYLKELIHRCMLQVVKRNQFGRIKHCRMHDLVRELAVSLSKKENFSAVLDDLQMVGKTGDETRRLSVHGYSNEIQSSMELPRLRTFVVFDPSMSSSSSSFSSLCSSSRYLTVLDLQGISIERVPDEIGDLFNLHFLGLRDTKVKVLPKSLGRLRNLQTLDLMKSEIEKLPSTTRNLKKLRHLFAEKILDPNYNTLNDRRGVQAPKGLWNLKDLQTLQAVDANMEFVRRLGNLTQLRSVRIWKVSGIHCKDLCASLSRLHHLYYLSLTASNENEILQLGGWDHPPQHLLKLELDGRLAEGTMQLPLFRALGASLRRLHLGWSGLVEDPIQSLSQLRDLVWLKLHRAYDGQRLWFRAGWFPNLKRLLLYDMPQLNQVEIEDGAMARLEYLDLVGLPALKDVPRGIEYLTSLQELYLKDLHPEFRGRFEESDDKNKIQRIPSAYYIFKRGDETIYESLS